ATCCTTGCGCCCAAAAGATTAAAACTCAATCATTGCATTGGAGCTGTAGCACTCATTCTTTATGCGGGTCTCAGTTATCGACGATGCAAAAGTAATCATGCTCTCCATCACTTAAAGGCGGAAACAGAGCGCGATCCTGATTACCAAAGCCACCCAGATCATTCCGTTTTGAGATGGTTTGGGGATTTCATGAGTCGGTATATGAATGCCGGAGCCCTCACGATTTTGGCTTTGTTTTGGATGGCACTTACCATTCTCAACCCTTCAACGGATCAACAAGCCGTTTTATCCGTTGCTGTGTTCTGTGCCCTCCCTTTAATCCTGAGCGCCCTGCAACTCTTTTTCGTTGGAACCTGGTTTCCCCATCACCTCAATAAAAACAACCCCAACCGTCAGACACCAAGGAGTTTGACGATCCACCCATTGCTCTCGTTCGCAGCTTGCTATCACTTTGGATATCATCGCGAACATCACCTATCACCGTCCACCCCCTGGTTTGATCTTCCGCGTTTGCGTCAACGATCCCCATTGAGTCAGACGGCCTGAAACTCCGGCTAACACCATCCCTTTTGATTCACGTCATGACGCAAGTTGACTGGCCTTCCACAGAAACAGAAATCGCTCGTAAAGCTTTCCACAAAGGCAATGAGCGCGCGGTGACTGTTTTAATTGGTGTGATCCAAACCAAGAGTCAATCCCTGAACTCGCTGGAATCAGTTTGCTCACTTCACGATTATCTCAGCACTGAAAGGTACGAGATCGAAGGGAGAATGGAATTCAACTACGACACGATCCTTTTCTGTCTCGCAGAAATGATGAAAAGAAATCTCATTGAAGCAACAGACCTACAGGGTTTAGACCCCAAAAAGGTGTCAAAGATTAAAGCGATGTCCCTCTTTTGAATAAAAACTAGACTTTTTACCAATACGAAAGCTCCTTATATCAATATTTTTAACTTAGAACAGTTGATGCAATTATTCATGGATATTACTTCGTTAAGCTTGAAACAAATACGTCAACGAACTTCTGATTCAGTCTCATTTTCACTTGAAGGACCCTGCTCAAGTTTCCTCTGTGCCTTTGCAGCTTTCTTCAAGATTTTTTGTGCCTCCCCTCTTGTGAGGCACTCCTCTGCCCGAGATTGAAGCTTATGGAGCTTTCGATGCTGCTTAGCGGGGTTCATCCTTTACCTATCCATATACCTTTTTAACATTCTCTGAGCCGCAGTGGCAACTGTGTGGTTCATATCGGGATTAGCCAACAACATCAGTAACCATCTGAGCTCAGAAGCCACATTGCGACGGCCTTTCAAAGCATGCTGCAACAGCAAGTAAACAGATGCCGTGGTGCCTTGGTGGGATATTCCGCTCTTGATCAGCCTCGGACTCTTGGCAGGAGGGTTGGCTGGATTGTTAGGAATCGGCGGTGGTCTCATTTTTGCACCGGTTTTGCTCTGGCTCAACCTGCCTCCTCATCAAGCGCTCGCCACTAGCAGCTTTGCCATTGTCCCCACCGCTCTAGCAGGGACAATCGTCCATCTTCAAAGTGGAAGCCTGCCAACACGATCAGCCCTAGCCATCGGCTTAGCAGGATTCGGATCAGCATTTTTATTTGGAGGGCTTGGTGGCCTTGCCGCTGGATGGGTGCTGTTGGCAATGCAAACAGCGGTCTATGTGTTGTTGGCCTTTTCTATCAAAGAGCCGCCACAAGCTGAGGAAGAGGCTGGAGAAGAAGAGAACCAGGAAAAAGAAGAGGAAAAAGAGCCACTTTGCTTGGAAACGGAAGAAACCTCCGCGCCCCTGCTGGCTGGTGTGGGCTGCATCGCCGGCTGGACAGCGGGCATGCTTGGTCTTGGTGGAGGACTCGTGCTCGTCCCACTGATGAGTGGGCCTTTTTCAGTCCCGATCCATCAAGCCATTCGACTCAGCACCGTCGCAGTGTTGTGCTCAGCGAGTGCAGCATCCCTGCAATTTCTGCATGAGGGCCGAGGCATTCCTTGGATGGGACTCACGCTGGGAAGTGTGGCAGCACTGGCGGCCCAATGGACAGCAAGGCGCCTCGATCTTTTTGATTCGGCTGTGTTGGTTCGTTGTCTACGAGGACTGGCCATTGTCTTGGCCGTCGATAGCAGCCGACGAGCCATTCAACTTGTCCTGAGTCAACCAAACATGTTCATGCACTAAGAGACAGACCAAAGGAGTGAGTGCAACTCCAGAAGTCTCAGGTTTCATTCATATTCAACTGATCCTTCAGAAAACTCTAAGAACAACAAGATTCGGCTTAATATTATTTC
This portion of the Synechococcus sp. ROS8604 genome encodes:
- a CDS encoding fatty acid desaturase, which codes for MVCLSLNLESLPLATLIPLVLLRTFVQTGLFIIGHDAMHGILAPKRLKLNHCIGAVALILYAGLSYRRCKSNHALHHLKAETERDPDYQSHPDHSVLRWFGDFMSRYMNAGALTILALFWMALTILNPSTDQQAVLSVAVFCALPLILSALQLFFVGTWFPHHLNKNNPNRQTPRSLTIHPLLSFAACYHFGYHREHHLSPSTPWFDLPRLRQRSPLSQTA
- a CDS encoding sulfite exporter TauE/SafE family protein — translated: MVPWWDIPLLISLGLLAGGLAGLLGIGGGLIFAPVLLWLNLPPHQALATSSFAIVPTALAGTIVHLQSGSLPTRSALAIGLAGFGSAFLFGGLGGLAAGWVLLAMQTAVYVLLAFSIKEPPQAEEEAGEEENQEKEEEKEPLCLETEETSAPLLAGVGCIAGWTAGMLGLGGGLVLVPLMSGPFSVPIHQAIRLSTVAVLCSASAASLQFLHEGRGIPWMGLTLGSVAALAAQWTARRLDLFDSAVLVRCLRGLAIVLAVDSSRRAIQLVLSQPNMFMH